From the Notolabrus celidotus isolate fNotCel1 chromosome 12, fNotCel1.pri, whole genome shotgun sequence genome, one window contains:
- the ddc gene encoding aromatic-L-amino-acid decarboxylase, which produces MDAAEFRRRGREMVDYVADYLENIEQRPVYPDVEPGYLRSLIPTEAPSEPESYEEIMKDVERVIMPGITHWQSPYFFAYFPAASSYPAMLADMLCAAIGCIGFSWAASPACTELETVMLDWLGKMLQLPQHFIAGTHGHGGGVIQGTASEATLMSLLAARCKAVRQVQASHPDKSEGAILSELVAYTSDQAHSSVERAALIGGVTMRKVPTDSNYAVVGDALKKMVDEDKAAGLIPFYFCATLGTTPSCAFDHITELGPLCNKENMWLHIDAAYAGSAFICPEFRPLLNGVEFADSFNFNPHKWLLINFDCSALWVRKRADIIGAFKIEPLYLKHENQESGLVTDYRHWQIPLGRRFRSLKMWFVFRLYGLTGMQAHIRKQVALAKEFESLVRADNRFEICAEVIMGLVCFRLKGANELNQNLLKRITKNREIHLVPCQLSGSFVLRFAICARTTESRHIQQAWRHITQLTFELLQEPNH; this is translated from the exons ATGGATGCAGCAGAGTTTCGACGCAGAGGAAGGGAGATGGTGGACTATGTAGCCGACTATCTGGAGAACATAGAACAGCGCCCGGTCTACCCAGATGTTGAACCAGGATATCTTCGCTCCCTGATCCCCACTGAGGCCCCATCAGAGCCTGAGAGCTATGAGGAAATTATGAAAGATGTGGAGAGGGTCATAATGCCAGGG ATCACCCATTGGCAAAGCCCGTATTTCTTTGCCTACTTTCCAGCTGCCTCTTCTTATCCAGCCATGTTAGCTGACATGCTATGTGCAGCTATTGGATGCATTGGATTCTCCTGG gctgCTAGCCCAGCCTGCACAGAGCTGGAGACAGTGATGTTAGATTGGCTGGGAAAGATGCTGCAGCTGCCTCAGCATTTTATAGCTGGGACTCATGGCCACGGAGGAGGCGTCATCCAG GGTACAGCGAGTGAGGCCACCCTGATGTCCCTGCTAGCTGCTCGCTGTAAAGCAGTCCGACAAGTCCAGGCATCACACCCGGACAAATCTGAGGGAGCTATCCTCTCTGAGCTGGTGGCGTACACCTCTGAtcag GCTCATTCCTCAGTGGAGCGTGCGGCTCTCATCGGAGGAGTGACGATGAGGAAGGTTCCAACTGACAGCAACTACGCTGTTGTAGGAGACGCCCTTAAAAAGATGGTGGATGAAGACAAAGCTGCCGGACTCATCCCTTTTTAT TTCTGTGCGACTCTCGGCACCACCCCATCGTGTGCTTTTGATCACATCACCGAGCTGGGGCCTCTAT GTAATAAGGAAAACATGTGGCTGCACATTGATGCAGCGTACGCTGGGAGTGCGTTTATCTGTCCAGAGTTCAGGCCTTTGTTGAACGGCGTTGAG TTTGCAGATTCTTTCAACTTTAATCCGCACAAATGGCTTTTAATCAACTTTGACTGCTCTGCATTGTG GGTGAGGAAGAGAGCAGACATCATCGGGGCCTTCAAGATCGAACCACTCTACCTGAAACATGAAAACCAGGAGTCAG GTCTGGTCACAGACTATAGG CATTGGCAGATTCCACTTGGAAGAAGATTTCGCTCACTAAAGATGTGGTTTGTCTTCCGTCTTTACGGGCTAACAGGCATGCAGGCTCATATACGCAAG CAAGTAGCCCTGGCCAAGGAGTTTGAGAGTCTAGTCCGAGCAGACAACAGGTTCGAGATCTGTGCTGAGGTCATCATGGGGCTGGTCTGCTTCAGGCTCAAG GGCGCCAACGAGCTGAATCAGAACTTGCTGAAAAGGATCactaaaaacagagagatcCACCTCGTGCCTTGCCAGCTTTCCGGCAGCTTTGTGCTGCGCTTCGCCATCTGCGCACGCACAACGGAGTCACGCCACATCCAGCAAGCATGGCGGCACATCACGCAGCTAACCTTTGAGCTTCTGCAGGAACCTAACCACTGA
- the LOC117823525 gene encoding uncharacterized protein LOC117823525, with translation MPRLKNHRASAAAKRRMAKLRAMASEQKLHSIASPAHFGTGHCQRAGKWPMSLLTGKAHKIVIPAESPAKKFVLLIGDSHLRSLADGFVKMPGEMISFGFMSTQGAAAEELRIELMNAAVPRTPEVVCLLAPSNNLTASRTIDEAGAAFANLLSSACSRWSNVVVVDFPPRLSMDETLQESLRQKYQCTAARMGVKYWSNVDRFPLDLPELWARDGICLSDSVGMHILAQLLWTAASKELMRVTQAPKRHTPLHDETILQTPPYSFRRKVVREGRKAFLKECYILLTPLKFSPYLLLDRSHLSKQKEFTDAPKGLEVITDNLGNIYEVEEIKTEPHDEVFQPVEEEVEARRGRGHGLS, from the exons ATGCCGCGTTTGAAGAATCACCGAGCTTCCGCGGCAGCAAAGAGGAGAATGGCGAAGCTACGTGCCATGGCCTCAGAGCAGAAACTTCACAGCATTGCCAGCCCAGCTC ACTTTGGTACAGGTCACTGCCAGAGAGCGGGGAAATGGCCAATGTCTTTATTGACTGGAAAAGCCCACAAGATTGTTATTCCAGCTGAGTCTCCAGCCAAGAAG TTTGTGCTGCTTATTGGAGATTCCCATCTTCGAAGCTTGGCTGATGGCTTCGTGAAGATGCCTGGCGAAATGATTTCGTTTGGATTCATGTCGACTCAAGGGGCTGCTGCAGAAGAGCTGAGGATTGAGTTGATGAATGCTGCAGTTCCTCGGACACCTGAAGTTGTGTGTCTTCTTGCCCCCAGCAACAACCTGACCGCCTCGAGAACCATTGATGAAGCTGGTGCGGCTTTTGCCAATCTACTATCCAGTGCCTGCAGCCGATGGTCAAAT GTTGTGGTAGTGGATTTCCCTCCACGACTCAGCATGGATGAGACTTTGCAGGAGTCTCTGCGTCAGAAGTACCAATGCACAGCAGCTCGTATgg GTGTGAAATACTGGTCCAATGTGGACCGCTTCCCTTTGGACCTTCCTGAACTATGGGCCAGAGATGGT ATCTGCCTGTCTGATTCAGTGGGAATGCATATCCTTGCACAGTTACTGTGGACTGCTGCCTCCAAG gaGCTGATGAGAGTAACACAGGCTCCCAAGAGACATACACCACTGCACGACGAGACCATACTGCAAACACCACCATATTCCTTCAGGCGGAAAGTTGTTAGAGAGGGCAGAAAG GCGTTTTTGAAGGAGTGCTACATCCTGTTGACACCACTCAAGTTTAGTCCATACCTGCTGTTGGATCGATCACATCTCTCCAAGCAAAAAGAATTCACTGATGCTCCCAAAGGCTTAGAG GTTATTACAGACAATCTTGGCAACATTTATGAAGTGGAAGAGATTAAGACTGAGCCTCATGATGAAGTCTTCCAgcctgtggaggaggaggtagaaGCCAGGAGAGGAAGGGGACATGGCCTGAGTTAA